A region of Streptomyces sp. WMMC500 DNA encodes the following proteins:
- a CDS encoding TDT family transporter, translated as MAATALVRPHPTIRVRQRLSARDLGPNWYSSAMGTAIVATAGAAAGLPAAALVPVWALSAVLLAVLLAARAVHWARHADRAREHLADPAVAPFYGCLSMALLAVGAATTAVGGRVTGADAAFAVHAALWVAGTAVGLVAAVAVPCLMVVRHRVRPGDASPVWLLPVVAPMVSAATGPALAPRLPAGQWRESLVLGCFAMFGMSLLATLLMLPPVFSRLVERGPLPPALTPTLFLVLGPLGQSTTAAGALADGSAAVPGAFATLYGVPVLGFALLWLAVAGALVVRAARRGMPFALTWWAFTFPVGTCVTGAASLAQHTGLAAFRGLAALLYGLLVAAWLTAAVRTATAVARGDLLAVPAADSPAAGDTTGDRSP; from the coding sequence ATGGCCGCCACCGCGCTCGTACGCCCGCACCCCACGATCCGCGTCCGGCAACGGCTGTCCGCCCGCGATCTCGGCCCCAACTGGTACTCCTCCGCGATGGGCACCGCCATCGTCGCGACCGCCGGCGCCGCCGCGGGGCTCCCGGCCGCCGCCCTCGTGCCCGTCTGGGCGCTGTCCGCCGTCCTCCTCGCCGTGCTGCTGGCCGCCCGCGCCGTGCACTGGGCCCGGCACGCCGACCGCGCCCGGGAGCACCTCGCCGACCCGGCGGTCGCGCCGTTCTACGGGTGCCTGTCGATGGCCCTGCTCGCGGTCGGTGCCGCGACGACGGCCGTGGGCGGGCGCGTCACGGGCGCGGACGCGGCGTTCGCCGTGCACGCCGCGCTGTGGGTGGCGGGCACCGCCGTGGGGCTGGTGGCGGCCGTGGCGGTGCCGTGTCTGATGGTCGTACGCCACCGGGTGCGGCCGGGCGACGCCTCGCCGGTGTGGCTGCTGCCGGTGGTGGCGCCGATGGTGTCGGCCGCGACGGGCCCCGCGCTGGCGCCGCGGCTGCCGGCGGGGCAGTGGCGGGAGTCGCTGGTGCTGGGCTGCTTCGCGATGTTCGGGATGAGCCTGCTGGCGACGCTGCTGATGCTGCCGCCGGTCTTCTCCCGGCTCGTGGAGCGGGGGCCGCTGCCGCCGGCGCTGACGCCGACGCTGTTCCTGGTGCTGGGGCCGCTCGGGCAGTCGACGACGGCGGCGGGCGCCCTGGCGGACGGCTCGGCTGCAGTGCCGGGGGCGTTCGCGACGCTGTACGGGGTGCCGGTGCTGGGCTTCGCGCTGCTGTGGCTGGCGGTGGCGGGGGCGCTGGTCGTACGGGCCGCGCGCCGCGGCATGCCGTTCGCGCTGACGTGGTGGGCGTTCACCTTCCCGGTCGGCACGTGCGTGACGGGCGCGGCAAGCCTGGCCCAGCACACCGGACTCGCGGCGTTCCGCGGGCTGGCGGCGCTGCTGTACGGGCTGCTGGTGGCGGCCTGGCTGACGGCCGCGGTGCGTACGGCGACGGCGGTGGCCCGCGGCGACCTCCTCGCCGTGCCCGCCGCCGACAGCCCTGCCGCCGGCGACACCACCGGCGACCGGTCGCCGTAG
- a CDS encoding LysR family transcriptional regulator, with amino-acid sequence MSEYEAGGVPGSSPARRVPDLAALELLLAVARLGSLGRAAKAVGVSQPAASARIRSMERQLGVALVHRSPAGSRLTEAGGVVTEWARRVVEAAEAFDAGAAALRARRDSRLRVAASLTVAEYLLPGWLVALRAARPETAVSLQAGNSAAVASQVRSGAADLGFVEGTGAPEGMDGAVIGHDRLLVVVAPSHPWARRRGLPPAELAGAALVLREQGSGTRQVLDEALAPHGGLGVPLLELGSTTAVKSAAVTGAGPAVLSELAVADEVAARRLVAVDVTGMDLTRALRAVWPRGQRPTGPARDLLSLTRRGAGS; translated from the coding sequence ATGAGCGAGTACGAGGCCGGGGGCGTCCCCGGGTCGTCGCCGGCCCGCCGGGTGCCGGACCTGGCGGCGCTGGAACTGCTGCTCGCGGTCGCCCGGCTGGGCAGCCTCGGGCGGGCGGCGAAGGCCGTCGGCGTGAGCCAGCCCGCCGCCAGCGCCCGCATCCGGTCCATGGAGCGGCAGCTCGGCGTCGCGCTCGTGCACCGCTCGCCGGCCGGCTCGCGGCTCACCGAGGCGGGCGGCGTGGTGACGGAGTGGGCCCGGCGGGTGGTGGAGGCGGCGGAGGCGTTCGACGCGGGTGCGGCGGCGCTGCGCGCGCGGCGCGACTCGCGGCTGCGGGTGGCGGCGAGCCTCACCGTCGCGGAGTACCTGCTGCCGGGGTGGCTGGTCGCGCTGCGCGCGGCGCGGCCGGAGACGGCGGTGTCGCTGCAGGCGGGGAACTCGGCGGCGGTGGCGTCGCAGGTCCGGTCCGGGGCGGCGGACCTGGGGTTCGTGGAGGGCACGGGAGCGCCGGAGGGGATGGACGGCGCGGTGATCGGCCACGACCGGCTCCTGGTCGTGGTGGCGCCGTCGCATCCGTGGGCGCGGCGGCGCGGCCTGCCGCCGGCGGAGCTGGCGGGGGCGGCGCTGGTGCTGCGGGAACAGGGGTCGGGTACGCGCCAGGTGCTGGACGAGGCGCTGGCCCCGCACGGCGGGCTGGGCGTGCCGCTGCTGGAGCTGGGATCGACGACGGCGGTGAAGTCGGCGGCGGTGACGGGCGCGGGCCCGGCGGTGCTGTCGGAACTGGCGGTGGCGGACGAGGTGGCGGCGCGGCGGCTGGTGGCGGTGGACGTGACGGGCATGGACCTGACCCGGGCGCTGCGGGCGGTATGGCCACGGGGACAGCGCCCGACGGGCCCGGCCCGCGACCTCCTGTCGCTGACGAGAAGGGGGGCCGGGTCGTAG
- a CDS encoding SAM-dependent methyltransferase: protein MSAADDQSFIPGVSVEQPTSARVYGWLLGGKDNYAVDREFALKQLQEFPAGLDITRENRLFLFRAVRWLVQEAGIRQFLDMGCGLPTDDNVHQVAQRFAPDARVVYADNDPIVLAHGRALLAEDASTIVVDGDLRDPATILDDPLVTRLIDFDEPLAVLYLSVMHHVPDADDPVGVLGAVLDRARPGSCVCLSQVVADDPATSAAMTESVRAKGIPWQTRTPTEVDALVTGLEPVEPGLVDLVDWRPDPFQPPLAPVDPVLQPYLGTTKHAKPVYEYGGIVRKPGD from the coding sequence GTGTCAGCAGCAGACGACCAGTCCTTCATACCCGGCGTCTCCGTCGAGCAGCCGACCTCCGCCCGCGTCTACGGCTGGCTTCTCGGCGGCAAGGACAACTACGCCGTGGACCGGGAGTTCGCCCTCAAGCAGCTCCAGGAGTTCCCCGCCGGGCTCGACATCACCCGGGAGAACCGGCTGTTCCTCTTCCGTGCCGTGCGCTGGCTCGTGCAGGAGGCCGGCATCCGGCAGTTCCTCGACATGGGCTGCGGGCTGCCCACGGACGACAACGTCCACCAGGTCGCCCAGCGCTTCGCCCCCGACGCCCGCGTCGTGTACGCCGACAACGACCCCATCGTCCTCGCCCACGGCCGCGCCCTGCTCGCCGAGGACGCCTCCACCATCGTCGTCGACGGCGACCTGCGCGACCCCGCCACCATCCTCGACGACCCGCTCGTCACCCGGCTCATCGACTTCGACGAACCGCTCGCCGTGCTCTACCTGTCGGTCATGCACCACGTCCCCGACGCCGACGACCCCGTCGGCGTCCTGGGCGCGGTGCTCGACCGCGCCCGGCCCGGCAGTTGCGTCTGTCTGTCGCAGGTGGTGGCCGACGACCCCGCCACCAGCGCCGCGATGACCGAGAGCGTCCGTGCCAAGGGGATCCCGTGGCAGACGCGGACGCCCACCGAGGTCGACGCGCTGGTCACGGGGCTGGAGCCGGTCGAGCCCGGGCTCGTCGATCTCGTCGACTGGCGGCCCGACCCGTTCCAGCCCCCGCTGGCACCCGTCGACCCGGTCCTGCAGCCCTACCTCGGCACGACGAAGCACGCCAAGCCCGTCTACGAGTACGGCGGCATCGTCCGCAAGCCCGGGGACTGA
- a CDS encoding gamma-glutamyl-gamma-aminobutyrate hydrolase family protein (Members of this family of hydrolases with an active site Cys residue belong to MEROPS family C26.), which translates to MTDRPLIGISTYLLDEARWGHHWHLPAALLPAGYHRLTQRAGGLAALLPPDDPARAPETLRRLDGLVVAGGPDLDPARYGAVAEPSTDAVTATSRERDAWELALIDAALAAELPLLGICRGSQLLNVARGGTLLQHMEGHRGTPGVFGEHEIKPVPGTRLASLVPEAVTVPAYHHQAVAELGAGVIASAHAADGVVEALELPDAGNFALGVQWHPEMGEDLRVMRGLVAAAAG; encoded by the coding sequence ATGACGGACCGGCCCCTGATCGGCATCTCCACCTACCTCCTCGACGAGGCCAGGTGGGGCCACCACTGGCACCTGCCCGCCGCCCTCCTGCCCGCCGGCTACCACCGCCTCACCCAGCGTGCCGGCGGCCTCGCGGCGCTGCTCCCGCCGGACGACCCGGCCCGCGCGCCGGAAACGCTGCGCCGCCTGGACGGCCTGGTCGTCGCGGGCGGCCCGGACCTGGACCCGGCCCGCTACGGCGCCGTCGCGGAACCGTCCACGGACGCCGTCACCGCGACGTCGCGCGAGCGGGACGCCTGGGAGCTGGCCCTGATCGACGCGGCGCTGGCGGCGGAGCTGCCGCTGCTGGGGATCTGCCGCGGTTCGCAGTTGCTGAACGTCGCACGCGGCGGCACGCTGCTCCAGCACATGGAGGGCCACCGCGGGACCCCGGGCGTCTTCGGCGAGCACGAGATCAAACCGGTCCCGGGCACGCGGCTCGCCTCGCTGGTGCCGGAGGCGGTGACGGTCCCGGCGTACCACCACCAGGCGGTGGCGGAGCTGGGCGCCGGCGTGATCGCGTCGGCGCACGCGGCGGACGGGGTGGTGGAGGCGCTGGAGCTGCCGGACGCGGGGAACTTCGCGCTGGGGGTGCAGTGGCACCCGGAGATGGGCGAGGACCTGCGGGTGATGCGGGGCCTGGTGGCGGCGGCCGCCGGCTGA
- the eat gene encoding ethanolamine permease translates to MSEGTESRTAPPGPRAAPDGGPPAAPHPGAHAAADDDYLRRRALRAGSAGPLLLTGLGVAYVVSGDFSGWNFGLAEGGFGGLAIAALLMGVMYTCLVFALAELAAVLPTAGGGYGFARKALGPWGGFMTGTAILIEYVLAPAAIVIFIGDYVESLELFGLTSGWPVYLACFVLFLGIHLWGVGEALRFSLVVTAVAVAALLIFAVGALTEFSAGSLNDIPVDSGSFGANSWLPFGIMGIWAAFPFGMWFFLGVEGVPLAAEETKDPSRTLPRAMAWAMGVLLLLAVVTFIAAAGARGSAAVQDAGNPLVEALQPDGEATALSRFVNYAGLAGLVASFFSLIYAGSRQLFALSRAGYLPRVLSLTSRRKAPYLGLLVPGAIGFALAAGTGDGARMLNVAVFGATISYALMALSHIVLRRREPGLDRPYRTPGGAGTSSVAFVLALSALVATFLVDKWAAMIAGCVYAVALIYFALYSRHRLVAAAPEEEFAALAEAEAELERPTVREK, encoded by the coding sequence ATGAGCGAAGGCACCGAGTCCCGCACCGCACCGCCCGGCCCCCGCGCCGCTCCCGACGGCGGCCCCCCGGCCGCCCCGCATCCCGGCGCGCACGCCGCCGCGGACGACGACTATCTGCGCCGCCGCGCGCTGCGCGCCGGGAGCGCCGGGCCGCTGCTGCTGACAGGCCTCGGCGTGGCGTACGTCGTCTCCGGCGACTTCTCCGGCTGGAACTTCGGCCTCGCGGAGGGCGGTTTCGGCGGCCTGGCCATCGCCGCGCTGCTCATGGGCGTGATGTACACCTGCCTGGTCTTCGCCCTCGCCGAGCTGGCCGCCGTCCTGCCCACGGCCGGCGGCGGCTACGGCTTCGCCCGCAAGGCGCTGGGCCCCTGGGGCGGGTTCATGACCGGCACGGCGATCCTCATCGAGTACGTCCTCGCGCCGGCCGCGATCGTCATCTTCATCGGCGACTACGTCGAGTCGCTGGAACTCTTCGGGCTCACCTCCGGCTGGCCCGTCTACCTCGCCTGCTTCGTCCTCTTCCTCGGCATCCACCTGTGGGGCGTCGGCGAGGCGCTGCGCTTCAGCCTCGTCGTGACCGCCGTCGCCGTCGCGGCGCTGCTCATCTTCGCCGTCGGCGCCCTCACCGAGTTCAGCGCCGGCTCGCTGAACGACATCCCGGTCGACTCCGGCTCGTTCGGCGCCAACTCCTGGCTGCCGTTCGGGATCATGGGCATCTGGGCCGCGTTCCCGTTCGGGATGTGGTTCTTCCTGGGCGTCGAGGGCGTACCCCTGGCCGCGGAGGAGACCAAGGACCCGTCCCGTACGCTGCCGCGCGCGATGGCCTGGGCGATGGGCGTGCTGCTGCTGCTCGCCGTCGTCACCTTCATCGCCGCGGCCGGCGCCCGCGGTTCCGCCGCCGTGCAGGACGCGGGCAACCCGCTGGTCGAGGCCCTGCAGCCGGACGGCGAGGCGACCGCGCTCAGCCGGTTCGTCAACTACGCGGGCCTCGCCGGGCTCGTCGCGTCGTTCTTCTCCCTCATCTACGCCGGCTCCCGCCAGCTCTTCGCGCTCTCCCGGGCCGGCTACCTGCCCCGGGTCCTCTCCCTCACCTCCCGCCGCAAGGCCCCGTACCTGGGTCTGCTCGTACCCGGCGCGATCGGCTTCGCGCTCGCGGCCGGGACCGGGGACGGGGCGCGGATGCTGAACGTGGCGGTCTTCGGGGCCACCATCTCGTACGCGCTGATGGCGCTCTCGCACATCGTGCTGCGCCGCCGCGAGCCGGGGCTGGACCGCCCGTACCGCACGCCGGGCGGGGCGGGGACGTCGTCGGTGGCGTTCGTCCTCGCGCTGTCGGCGCTGGTGGCGACGTTCCTGGTGGACAAGTGGGCGGCGATGATCGCCGGCTGCGTATACGCGGTGGCGTTGATCTACTTCGCCCTCTACAGTCGGCACCGTCTGGTCGCGGCGGCGCCCGAGGAGGAGTTCGCGGCGCTGGCCGAGGCGGAGGCGGAACTGGAGCGTCCCACGGTGAGGGAGAAATGA
- a CDS encoding FCD domain-containing protein, producing MRAFTGAAAGDGLRTVLRPVRAGNGFEEALEQILQVLRLGLVPPGERLPAERELAERLRISRVTLRDVLKVLQDEGLVESRRGRYGGTFVRERTPALRDAQEELRRRTERTDLEDVLRFREVLETGSAELCAGTEMTAEQRDRLRAALRATQDAPLGDYRRLDTLLHLTLTELTGSPRLAAQYAAVRATVNDLLDCIPLLVRNLEHSQAQHAALVGAVLDGDPDAAREMMREHCAGTAALLRGFLG from the coding sequence ATGAGGGCGTTCACCGGCGCGGCGGCCGGCGACGGGCTGCGGACCGTACTGCGTCCGGTGCGCGCGGGCAACGGCTTCGAGGAGGCGCTGGAGCAGATACTGCAGGTGCTGCGGCTGGGTCTGGTGCCGCCGGGCGAGCGGCTGCCCGCGGAGCGGGAGTTGGCGGAGCGGCTGCGGATCAGCCGGGTGACGCTGCGGGACGTGCTGAAGGTGCTGCAGGACGAGGGTCTGGTGGAGAGCCGCCGGGGGCGCTACGGGGGCACGTTCGTACGGGAGCGGACGCCCGCACTTCGGGACGCGCAGGAGGAGCTGCGCCGGCGCACGGAACGTACGGACCTGGAGGACGTGCTCCGTTTCCGCGAGGTGCTGGAGACCGGCTCGGCCGAGCTGTGCGCCGGCACCGAGATGACCGCGGAGCAGCGGGACCGGCTGCGCGCCGCCCTCCGGGCCACCCAGGACGCGCCGCTGGGCGACTACCGGCGGCTGGACACCCTGCTGCACCTGACCCTGACGGAGCTGACGGGCTCCCCGCGGCTCGCCGCGCAGTACGCCGCCGTACGGGCCACCGTCAACGACCTGCTGGACTGCATCCCGCTGCTGGTGCGGAACCTGGAGCACAGCCAGGCGCAGCACGCGGCCCTCGTCGGGGCGGTGCTCGACGGCGATCCGGACGCCGCCCGCGAGATGATGCGCGAGCACTGCGCGGGCACCGCCGCGCTGCTGCGCGGCTTCCTGGGCTGA
- a CDS encoding glutamine synthetase family protein encodes MTDSARTPALPVSELRRLVDAGELDTVVLAFTDMQGRLQGKRFAARFFLDEVLAHGTEGCNYLLAVDADMNTVDGYEMSSWERGYGDFAMHPDLATLRRIPWHPGTAMVTADLAWHDGAPVTPSPRQVLRRQLDRLAERGWTAYAGTELEFMVFKDTYEQAWTAAYRDLTPANQYNVDYSVLGTGRVEPLLRRIRNEMGAAGMTVESAKGECNLGQHEIAFRYDDALTTCDQHSIYKTGAKEIAAQEGTALTFMAKYDEREGNSCHIHLSVRDADGAPVFAAPEGASAPYGMSETMRHFVAGQLACLPELTLLYAPNINSYKRFRPGSFAPTAVAWGPDNRTCAVRVVGHGASLRLENRLPGGDVNPYLAVAGMIAAGLHGVERKLELPEPCTGNAYTGDAAHVPATLRDAAELWSDSTLARDAFGEDVVRHYRNMARVEQEAYDTAVTDWERFRSFERM; translated from the coding sequence GTGACCGACTCCGCACGCACCCCCGCGCTGCCCGTATCCGAGCTGCGCCGGCTCGTCGACGCCGGCGAGCTCGACACCGTGGTCCTGGCCTTCACGGACATGCAGGGCAGGCTCCAGGGCAAGCGCTTCGCCGCCCGCTTCTTCCTCGACGAGGTCCTGGCGCACGGCACCGAGGGCTGCAACTACCTGCTGGCCGTGGACGCCGACATGAACACCGTCGACGGCTACGAGATGTCGTCCTGGGAACGCGGCTACGGCGACTTCGCCATGCACCCCGACCTCGCCACCCTGCGCCGCATCCCCTGGCACCCCGGCACCGCCATGGTCACCGCCGACCTCGCCTGGCACGACGGCGCGCCCGTCACCCCCTCGCCGCGGCAGGTGCTGCGGCGCCAGCTCGACCGGCTCGCCGAGCGCGGCTGGACCGCCTACGCGGGCACGGAGCTGGAGTTCATGGTCTTCAAGGACACCTACGAGCAGGCGTGGACCGCCGCCTACCGGGACCTGACCCCCGCCAACCAGTACAACGTCGACTACTCCGTCCTCGGCACGGGCCGCGTCGAGCCCCTGCTGCGCCGCATCCGCAACGAGATGGGCGCCGCAGGCATGACTGTGGAGTCCGCCAAGGGCGAGTGCAACCTCGGCCAGCACGAGATCGCCTTCCGCTACGACGACGCGCTGACCACCTGCGACCAGCACAGCATCTACAAGACCGGCGCCAAGGAGATCGCCGCCCAGGAGGGCACGGCGCTGACCTTCATGGCCAAGTACGACGAGCGCGAGGGCAACTCCTGCCACATCCACCTGTCCGTGCGCGACGCCGACGGCGCCCCCGTCTTCGCCGCCCCCGAGGGCGCCTCCGCCCCGTACGGCATGTCGGAGACGATGCGGCACTTCGTCGCCGGACAGCTCGCCTGCCTGCCCGAGCTGACCCTCCTCTACGCCCCGAACATCAACTCCTACAAGCGGTTCCGCCCCGGGTCCTTCGCCCCCACCGCCGTCGCCTGGGGCCCCGACAACCGCACCTGCGCCGTCCGGGTCGTCGGCCACGGGGCCTCGCTGCGGCTGGAGAACCGGCTCCCCGGCGGCGACGTCAACCCGTACCTCGCCGTCGCCGGGATGATCGCCGCGGGGCTGCACGGCGTCGAGCGGAAGCTCGAACTCCCCGAGCCCTGCACCGGCAACGCCTACACCGGCGACGCCGCGCACGTGCCCGCCACCCTCCGGGACGCCGCCGAGCTGTGGAGCGACAGCACGCTGGCCCGCGACGCGTTCGGCGAGGACGTCGTGCGCCACTACCGCAACATGGCGCGGGTCGAGCAGGAGGCGTACGACACCGCCGTCACCGACTGGGAACGCTTCCGGTCCTTCGAGCGCATGTGA
- a CDS encoding aldehyde dehydrogenase family protein: MAATAPATPATPAGSATPHEHTVVNPATEEAVATVPAAGPAEVAAAVARAARAQRGWAALAPGDRARLLRRFAAEVDARVEELAALEVTEAGHPVAAARWEAGNVRDLFDYAAGGVERLTGSQIPVAGGLNVTFAEPLGVVGVIAPWNFPMPVAAWGTAPALAAGNAVVLKPAETTPLTALRLAELALEAGLPEGLFQVVPGAGPVAGAALVDHPDVAKVVFTGSTAVGKQIAARCAEQVKRVTLELGGKNPNIVFADADLERAAAAAPASFLDNTGQDCCARSRILVQRSVYDRFLALLEPAVHAFTAGDPADPATRMGPLISAAHRERVRGHVPESRPAAIRGTVPAGPGYWYPATVLTDAPPGDPVSREEVFGPVAVVHAFDDEAEAVRLANAGPYGLSGSLWTRDTARAVRVSRAVAAGNLSVNSHSSVRYWTPFGGFKQSGLGRELGPDALASFTETKNVFISTEE, encoded by the coding sequence TTGGCAGCAACAGCACCGGCAACACCGGCAACGCCGGCAGGATCAGCCACGCCGCACGAGCACACCGTCGTCAACCCGGCCACCGAGGAGGCCGTCGCCACCGTCCCGGCCGCGGGCCCCGCCGAGGTCGCCGCCGCCGTCGCCCGCGCCGCCCGCGCCCAGCGGGGCTGGGCCGCCCTCGCCCCCGGCGACCGCGCCCGGCTGCTGCGCCGCTTCGCCGCCGAGGTCGACGCCCGCGTCGAGGAACTCGCCGCGCTGGAGGTCACCGAGGCCGGGCACCCGGTGGCCGCCGCCCGCTGGGAGGCCGGCAACGTACGCGACCTCTTCGACTACGCCGCCGGGGGAGTGGAACGCCTCACCGGTAGCCAGATCCCGGTGGCCGGCGGGCTGAACGTCACCTTCGCCGAGCCGCTCGGCGTCGTCGGCGTCATCGCCCCGTGGAACTTCCCCATGCCCGTCGCCGCGTGGGGCACCGCCCCCGCGCTCGCCGCCGGCAACGCCGTCGTGCTCAAGCCCGCCGAGACCACCCCGCTGACCGCGCTGCGGCTCGCCGAGCTGGCGCTCGAAGCGGGCCTGCCGGAGGGGCTGTTCCAGGTCGTGCCGGGCGCGGGACCCGTCGCGGGCGCGGCGCTCGTGGACCACCCGGACGTGGCGAAGGTGGTGTTCACCGGCTCCACCGCCGTCGGCAAGCAGATCGCCGCGCGCTGCGCGGAACAGGTGAAGCGCGTCACGCTCGAACTCGGCGGCAAGAACCCCAACATCGTCTTCGCCGACGCCGACCTGGAGCGCGCGGCGGCCGCCGCCCCCGCCTCGTTCCTCGACAACACCGGCCAGGACTGCTGCGCCCGCAGCCGCATCCTCGTCCAGCGGAGCGTGTACGACCGCTTCCTCGCCCTGCTGGAGCCCGCCGTCCACGCCTTCACCGCCGGCGACCCCGCCGACCCCGCCACGCGGATGGGCCCGCTGATCTCGGCCGCCCACCGCGAGCGGGTCCGCGGCCACGTCCCCGAGTCCCGCCCCGCCGCCATCCGCGGCACCGTCCCCGCGGGACCCGGGTACTGGTACCCCGCCACCGTCCTCACCGACGCGCCGCCCGGCGACCCGGTCAGCCGCGAGGAGGTCTTCGGCCCCGTCGCCGTCGTCCACGCCTTCGACGACGAGGCCGAGGCCGTACGCCTCGCCAACGCCGGCCCGTACGGCCTGTCGGGCTCGCTGTGGACCCGCGACACGGCCCGTGCCGTGCGCGTCTCGCGCGCCGTGGCCGCCGGGAACCTCTCGGTCAACTCGCACAGCAGCGTGCGCTACTGGACGCCCTTCGGCGGCTTCAAGCAGTCCGGTCTCGGCCGCGAGCTGGGCCCGGACGCACTCGCGTCGTTCACCGAGACCAAGAACGTCTTCATCAGCACCGAGGAGTGA
- a CDS encoding 3-oxoacyl-ACP reductase, with translation MTDETDETAVCRRLPGRTAVVTGAGSGIGLAAARRLAAEGAHVVCADVDEAAGKAAAEAAGGLFVRTDVTVPDDVEALFRAAYDTYGSVDVAFNNAGISPPEDDSILSTGIDAWRRVQEVNLTSVYLCCKAAIPYMQRQRRGSIVNTASFVAVMGAATSQISYTASKGGVLAMSRELGVQFAREGIRVNALCPGPVNTPLLKELFAKDPERAARRLVHIPAGRFAEAEEIAAAVAFLASDDASFVNAAEFLVDGGIAGAYVTPL, from the coding sequence TTGACCGACGAGACCGACGAGACCGCAGTCTGCCGCCGGCTGCCCGGCCGCACCGCCGTCGTCACCGGCGCCGGCAGCGGCATCGGCCTGGCCGCCGCCCGCCGGCTCGCGGCCGAAGGCGCGCACGTCGTGTGCGCCGACGTCGACGAGGCCGCGGGCAAGGCGGCGGCCGAGGCCGCCGGCGGGCTGTTCGTCCGGACCGACGTGACGGTCCCCGACGACGTCGAGGCGCTGTTCCGGGCCGCGTACGACACGTACGGCTCGGTCGACGTCGCGTTCAACAACGCCGGCATCTCGCCGCCCGAGGACGACTCCATCCTGAGCACCGGCATCGACGCCTGGCGCCGCGTGCAGGAGGTCAACCTCACCTCCGTCTACCTGTGCTGCAAGGCCGCCATCCCGTACATGCAGCGCCAGCGCCGCGGCTCGATCGTCAACACCGCCTCGTTCGTGGCCGTCATGGGCGCCGCGACCTCCCAGATCAGCTACACCGCCTCCAAGGGCGGGGTGCTGGCCATGTCCCGCGAGCTGGGCGTGCAGTTCGCCCGCGAGGGCATCCGCGTCAACGCCCTGTGCCCGGGGCCGGTCAACACCCCGCTGCTCAAGGAGCTGTTCGCCAAGGACCCCGAGCGCGCGGCCAGGCGGCTGGTGCACATCCCCGCGGGCCGTTTCGCGGAGGCGGAGGAGATCGCCGCGGCGGTGGCGTTCCTGGCGAGCGACGACGCGTCGTTCGTGAACGCCGCGGAGTTCCTGGTCGACGGCGGCATCGCGGGCGCGTACGTCACGCCGCTGTAG